One Sphingopyxis macrogoltabida genomic region harbors:
- a CDS encoding DUF2312 domain-containing protein produces the protein MSEATVSDQQLRLFIERIERLEEEKKGVGDDIRDTYNEAKSQGYDPKIMRQIVRLRKIPVHDRKEMEAVLEVYKTSLGMQPSFDFDKAA, from the coding sequence ATGAGCGAAGCCACGGTTTCGGACCAGCAACTGCGCCTGTTCATCGAGCGCATCGAGCGGCTCGAAGAGGAAAAGAAGGGCGTCGGCGACGATATCCGCGACACCTATAACGAGGCGAAGTCGCAGGGCTATGACCCGAAGATCATGCGCCAGATCGTGCGGCTGCGCAAAATCCCGGTCCACGATCGCAAGGAAATGGAAGCGGTACTCGAAGTCTACAAGACGTCGCTGGGCATGCAGCCGAGCTTCGACTTCGACAAGGCGGCGTAA
- a CDS encoding XRE family transcriptional regulator, with protein MPNLGTSSNTKCAQSVLYTKGAHVGHKKRMANNRIAELRKAKGMTQEQLADAIGTTINNLGKLERGARRLNQDWIDKISAALQCEPHELFTSPKPLTTERRVESPQREYRPHPDQLPTRSAWRDAGPVQLRRVNLELAMGNGTVLEDWIEEEPYDFDATKLREITSTPAHMLLIGKGIGDSMEPTIGSHDDVMINLAENELSRFDGIYALTIEGAGAIKRLAPAGEGMVQVISDNRNHPDPVRKFPRSAIKIIGRVNWSARRH; from the coding sequence ATGCCCAATTTGGGCACGTCGTCAAACACAAAATGTGCCCAATCTGTCCTCTATACGAAAGGTGCCCACGTAGGGCACAAGAAGCGCATGGCGAACAACCGCATAGCTGAGCTCAGAAAAGCCAAGGGGATGACGCAGGAGCAGCTTGCGGATGCGATCGGCACGACGATCAACAACCTCGGCAAGCTGGAGCGCGGTGCGCGCCGCCTCAATCAGGATTGGATCGACAAGATTTCGGCGGCGCTCCAATGCGAGCCTCACGAACTGTTCACGTCGCCGAAGCCGCTAACAACCGAGCGCCGGGTCGAGAGCCCGCAGCGTGAATACCGTCCGCATCCCGACCAGCTGCCGACGCGAAGCGCCTGGCGCGACGCCGGGCCGGTGCAGCTGCGGCGCGTCAATCTAGAACTCGCCATGGGCAATGGCACCGTCCTTGAAGACTGGATCGAGGAAGAGCCCTACGACTTCGATGCGACCAAACTTCGCGAGATCACCTCGACGCCGGCGCATATGCTGCTCATCGGAAAGGGCATCGGCGACAGCATGGAGCCCACGATCGGCAGTCACGACGACGTGATGATCAATCTTGCCGAGAACGAGCTCAGCCGGTTCGATGGCATCTACGCTTTGACGATCGAGGGCGCGGGCGCCATCAAGCGCCTTGCGCCTGCTGGCGAAGGAATGGTGCAGGTGATATCGGACAACCGGAACCATCCCGATCCGGTCCGCAAATTTCCGCGCAGCGCGATCAAGATCATCGGCCGCGTGAACTGGTCAGCGAGGAGGCACTGA
- a CDS encoding HIRAN domain-containing protein, which produces MPAQITLPIVGTRFPNKDPKEPTRQFALELCEPGEEVTLRLDPANKHDEHAIEVRNSRDMMMGYIPANRAVYVGMQIRRSSAAAIFQGRTERGGFIRIAFDGDKPVLPKDPADQSTADDFQPDPEYPDDWGA; this is translated from the coding sequence GTGCCTGCCCAGATCACTCTGCCCATCGTCGGAACCCGGTTTCCGAACAAGGACCCAAAGGAACCGACGCGGCAATTCGCGCTCGAACTGTGCGAGCCAGGCGAAGAGGTCACGCTCCGCCTCGACCCGGCCAACAAGCATGACGAACATGCGATCGAGGTCCGCAATTCGCGCGATATGATGATGGGTTATATCCCGGCGAACCGGGCGGTCTACGTCGGGATGCAGATCCGGCGCAGTTCGGCCGCGGCGATCTTTCAGGGGCGCACCGAGCGCGGCGGGTTCATCCGAATCGCCTTCGACGGGGATAAGCCCGTCCTGCCCAAGGATCCGGCCGACCAAAGCACCGCCGACGACTTCCAGCCCGACCCGGAATATCCCGACGATTGGGGTGCGTAG
- a CDS encoding Rieske 2Fe-2S domain-containing protein — protein sequence MTIPLLSTLREPPVPGRYYIVPVIDFIYCNREGQWPTLGPLHHDRGEIGFEPLHFHVDLRFLTARQAKQVSNCYWPGSAEAAVTAAPLNYRGREVPLKPYLAKRRCRVDGWNYSPPTRPRWLDAFDRRFGEVAEPRRLADGRLLCPHRKVDLSSFRPDADGIVTCPLHGLRVRCGGSIND from the coding sequence ATGACCATCCCGCTGCTGTCGACATTGCGCGAGCCGCCGGTGCCCGGACGTTACTACATCGTGCCGGTCATCGACTTCATCTATTGCAACCGCGAAGGGCAATGGCCGACGCTCGGGCCACTGCACCACGATCGCGGTGAGATCGGTTTTGAGCCGCTTCACTTTCATGTCGACCTGCGCTTCCTCACCGCGCGGCAGGCGAAGCAAGTCAGCAACTGTTATTGGCCGGGGAGCGCTGAGGCGGCCGTTACCGCCGCCCCGCTGAACTACCGCGGGCGAGAAGTTCCTCTGAAGCCATATCTCGCGAAGCGCCGCTGTCGCGTAGATGGTTGGAATTATTCGCCACCTACCCGACCGCGCTGGCTGGACGCCTTTGATCGACGCTTCGGTGAAGTCGCGGAACCGCGGCGTTTGGCGGACGGTCGTTTGCTTTGTCCGCATCGCAAAGTCGATCTTTCGTCATTCCGGCCCGACGCGGATGGCATTGTGACCTGCCCGCTTCATGGGCTGCGGGTCCGTTGCGGAGGCTCGATCAATGACTGA
- a CDS encoding tyrosine-type recombinase/integrase: MGRLNIPGVCQKKGSFYRRFRYYDEAGKRKDRYVKLPAPTDPRFAVELARVNAEHAAAPESRDTPEPGSFWALATAFRTALAAGWTKKQRKRKKREGQPEKGIKPYSPNTLANYLRYVEMFEDPEFIYENQKTKKRTAVRDLDVKGIRPVHIHELRDGLASTPGKANVWLTVLKLMLTYATERDWRADNPAADIAPLPIGEHEPWPATVLEEAKVEASPMLWLAIVTGLCSGQRISDVIRIHLSWLKTGIMSLSQFKTDVDASVPVHPFWREAIDKLPKKAVTVLYDRSGRPFSSEEAIQAQIRRMMKKLGHVDSQGQALYTFHGLRKNACCYLLETGLSDTDVGAILGMTPETVRHYGKRARALTIAQGAAAKMNAVPFSKMGR, encoded by the coding sequence ATGGGACGCTTGAATATCCCCGGTGTCTGCCAGAAGAAGGGCAGCTTCTATCGCCGCTTCCGCTACTATGATGAGGCGGGGAAGCGGAAGGATCGCTACGTCAAACTCCCGGCGCCGACGGATCCGCGCTTTGCGGTCGAGCTTGCGCGCGTCAACGCCGAGCACGCCGCTGCACCCGAATCGCGCGACACGCCCGAGCCCGGCAGCTTCTGGGCGCTGGCGACTGCCTTCCGAACCGCGCTCGCCGCCGGCTGGACGAAGAAGCAGCGCAAGCGGAAGAAGCGCGAGGGCCAGCCGGAGAAGGGCATCAAGCCCTATTCGCCGAACACGCTCGCCAATTATCTGCGTTATGTTGAGATGTTCGAAGATCCTGAATTCATCTACGAGAATCAGAAGACGAAGAAGCGCACTGCTGTTCGCGACCTCGACGTGAAGGGCATCCGGCCGGTCCATATCCACGAGCTCCGCGACGGGCTGGCGAGCACGCCGGGCAAGGCGAACGTCTGGCTCACCGTCCTGAAGCTGATGCTCACCTATGCCACCGAGCGCGACTGGCGCGCCGACAATCCCGCGGCCGACATCGCGCCGCTGCCGATCGGCGAGCACGAACCATGGCCGGCCACCGTCCTCGAGGAGGCGAAGGTCGAGGCGAGCCCGATGCTGTGGCTCGCGATCGTCACCGGCCTTTGCAGCGGCCAGCGCATCAGCGACGTCATCCGCATCCATCTCAGCTGGCTGAAGACCGGCATCATGTCGCTGTCGCAGTTCAAGACCGACGTCGATGCCAGCGTGCCGGTGCACCCGTTCTGGCGCGAGGCGATCGACAAGCTGCCGAAGAAGGCCGTAACGGTGCTCTATGACCGCAGCGGCCGGCCTTTTAGCAGCGAGGAAGCGATCCAGGCGCAGATCCGGCGTATGATGAAGAAGCTGGGCCATGTCGATTCGCAGGGGCAGGCGCTCTACACCTTCCACGGCCTCCGCAAGAACGCCTGCTGTTATCTGCTCGAAACCGGGCTTAGCGACACCGACGTCGGCGCGATCCTCGGCATGACGCCCGAGACGGTGCGCCACTACGGCAAGCGAGCCCGCGCGCTGACGATCGCCCAGGGCGCCGCGGCGAAGATGAACGCGGTGCCTTTCTCGAAGATGGGTCGCTGA
- the recJ gene encoding single-stranded-DNA-specific exonuclease RecJ, whose product MSDAALGITRSITGQPWHWRRASADMTSENLAPDDLVTQLLLARGVPRDDLERQRSPTLRGFMPDPSLFRDMDAAAARLADAVEAREAVTIFGDYDVDGATSAALLVRLLRALDLPVGAYIPDRLMEGYGPSGAALVRIGEAGSKLVVTVDCGAQAFDAISEAKAAGVEVIVVDHHQCATTLPAALALVNPNRLDEEPDAAIHGNLAAVGVAFLLGAALLRTLRARGYFAGRDEPALIDLLDLVALGTVADVARLTGFNRALVTQGLKVMARRGNIGMAALMDAARLTKPPTASDMGFALGPRINAGGRVGKSDLGVRLLTTSDPQEAADIAQELGRLNEERRAIEAAVLDEAVAASVQCGNAPVAIVAGQGWHPGVIGIVAGRLKEKLHRPAIVIAIDEDGVGKGSGRSISGVDLGAAILAAKETGLLVAGGGHAMAAGLTVAADRVDALGAFLNDRLAADVERASGDKVLLIDAVLAPRGISPLWCEAIESAGPYGAGWPAPRVATGPVRIVEAGIVGTDHVRLIVSGEDGARFKAIAFRSAETELGQALLHARGRKLWLAGRAKRDDWGSRPAAELHLEDAAWADG is encoded by the coding sequence ATGAGCGACGCCGCGCTCGGCATAACGCGCTCGATCACGGGGCAGCCCTGGCACTGGCGCCGGGCGAGCGCCGACATGACGTCGGAAAATCTGGCCCCCGACGACCTCGTCACGCAGCTCCTCCTCGCCCGCGGCGTGCCGCGCGACGACCTCGAGCGGCAACGCAGCCCGACGCTCCGCGGTTTCATGCCCGACCCGTCGCTGTTCCGCGACATGGACGCCGCGGCGGCACGACTGGCCGACGCGGTCGAGGCGCGCGAGGCGGTGACGATCTTCGGCGACTATGACGTCGACGGCGCGACCTCGGCGGCGTTGCTCGTGCGCCTGCTCCGCGCCCTCGACCTGCCCGTCGGCGCCTATATCCCCGACCGGCTGATGGAAGGTTATGGCCCGTCGGGCGCCGCGCTGGTCAGGATCGGCGAGGCGGGATCGAAGCTCGTCGTCACCGTCGATTGCGGCGCGCAGGCGTTCGACGCGATTTCGGAAGCGAAGGCGGCGGGGGTCGAGGTGATCGTCGTCGACCATCACCAATGCGCGACGACGCTTCCCGCAGCCCTCGCGCTGGTCAACCCGAACCGGCTCGACGAGGAACCTGACGCCGCGATCCACGGCAATCTCGCGGCGGTCGGCGTCGCTTTCCTGCTCGGCGCGGCGCTGCTCCGCACGCTGCGCGCGCGCGGCTATTTTGCGGGCCGAGACGAGCCGGCGCTCATCGACCTGCTCGACCTCGTCGCGCTCGGCACCGTCGCCGACGTCGCGCGCCTCACCGGCTTCAACCGCGCGCTGGTGACGCAGGGGCTGAAGGTGATGGCGCGCCGCGGCAATATCGGCATGGCGGCGCTGATGGACGCGGCGCGGCTCACCAAGCCGCCGACCGCCAGCGACATGGGTTTCGCGCTCGGCCCGCGCATCAACGCCGGCGGCCGCGTCGGCAAGTCCGACCTCGGCGTCCGCCTGCTCACCACCTCCGACCCACAGGAGGCGGCCGACATCGCGCAGGAACTGGGCCGCCTGAACGAGGAGCGCCGCGCGATCGAAGCCGCGGTGCTCGACGAAGCGGTCGCCGCGAGCGTCCAGTGCGGCAACGCCCCGGTCGCGATCGTCGCCGGGCAGGGCTGGCACCCCGGGGTGATCGGCATCGTCGCCGGACGGCTCAAGGAGAAATTGCACCGCCCGGCGATCGTCATTGCGATCGACGAGGATGGCGTCGGCAAAGGATCGGGACGCTCGATTTCGGGCGTCGACCTTGGCGCCGCCATATTGGCCGCGAAGGAGACGGGGCTGCTCGTCGCGGGCGGCGGCCATGCGATGGCGGCGGGACTGACCGTCGCCGCCGACCGGGTCGATGCGCTCGGTGCCTTCCTCAATGACCGGCTCGCCGCCGACGTCGAGCGCGCGAGCGGCGACAAGGTGTTGCTGATCGACGCCGTGCTCGCCCCGCGCGGCATCTCGCCGCTCTGGTGCGAAGCGATCGAAAGCGCCGGCCCCTATGGCGCCGGCTGGCCCGCGCCGCGCGTCGCGACCGGGCCGGTCCGCATCGTCGAGGCGGGAATCGTCGGGACCGACCATGTTCGCCTGATCGTGTCGGGCGAGGACGGCGCGCGATTCAAGGCGATCGCCTTCCGCAGCGCCGAAACCGAACTCGGCCAGGCGCTGCTCCATGCACGCGGGCGCAAATTGTGGCTCGCGGGGCGCGCGAAGCGCGACGATTGGGGCAGCCGCCCCGCCGCCGAACTGCATCTCGAGGATGCAGCCTGGGCGGACGGATGA
- a CDS encoding PH domain-containing protein codes for MSDAAALPAAADEPHWQRLHPATLALAIVRLGPRSLNFLPAVAALGFTGNWVYIIPAILAFILLSLVAAWLHWLRFRFAVGPDEVVIESGVLARQHRTIPFDRIQDVSIEQGLAARALGIAKVGFETGAGGKENDADLDAIAIDAAQALRTTIRAHRSDAAATAPAAVGASDAVPAGAAEDRLLFAMGPRRLLVAGTFNFSLAALAVVGAGMQLFDNLLPFDFNFLNPRDWIDIAEDYGLDQWVIAHRWIAGIGALLSLLFIGFVSGIATMFFANWDFRLTREPRALRRTRGLTTRTDVAVPVRRVQAAIVTTGWLRRRFGWRELRLQSLASDGATERDHQVVPFGQWDDIDPVLAEVAIARPGEDQPWQHSHRVIALGGLVGAVFAATGGVVALSLGQPAGWLGPAAGLLIAAGSLFGTRFHRWTDLGDMVAIRRGWWKPRMTLLPHASVQSVDLKSDFVLRPLGLATLVFGVPGGSALASHEIPAIPLDTAKHLRLRILAARARQESPR; via the coding sequence ATGAGCGACGCGGCCGCCCTGCCCGCCGCCGCAGACGAGCCGCACTGGCAGCGGCTGCACCCAGCGACGCTCGCGCTGGCGATCGTCCGGCTTGGCCCGCGCAGCCTCAATTTCCTGCCCGCCGTTGCCGCACTCGGCTTCACCGGCAACTGGGTCTATATCATCCCGGCGATCCTTGCCTTCATCCTGCTGTCGCTCGTCGCCGCCTGGCTCCACTGGCTGCGCTTCCGTTTTGCCGTCGGCCCCGACGAGGTGGTGATCGAAAGCGGCGTCCTTGCGCGCCAGCACCGCACCATCCCCTTCGACCGCATCCAGGACGTCAGCATCGAACAAGGCCTCGCCGCGCGCGCGCTCGGCATCGCCAAGGTGGGGTTCGAGACCGGGGCCGGCGGCAAGGAGAATGACGCCGATCTCGACGCCATCGCCATCGACGCCGCGCAGGCGCTGCGCACGACGATCCGCGCCCACCGCAGCGACGCCGCCGCCACCGCTCCCGCCGCAGTGGGCGCCTCCGATGCGGTGCCGGCCGGCGCGGCCGAGGACCGGCTGCTCTTTGCAATGGGCCCGCGCCGGCTGCTGGTCGCCGGAACGTTCAACTTCTCGCTCGCCGCGCTCGCGGTCGTCGGCGCGGGCATGCAGCTGTTCGACAACCTCCTGCCCTTCGACTTCAACTTTTTAAACCCGCGCGACTGGATCGACATCGCCGAGGATTATGGCCTCGACCAGTGGGTCATCGCGCATCGCTGGATCGCCGGGATCGGCGCGCTGCTGTCTCTGCTGTTCATCGGCTTCGTCAGCGGCATCGCGACGATGTTTTTCGCCAACTGGGATTTCCGCCTGACGCGCGAGCCACGTGCGCTCCGCCGCACGCGCGGCCTGACGACGCGCACCGACGTCGCGGTGCCGGTGCGCCGGGTGCAGGCGGCGATCGTCACCACCGGCTGGCTGCGGCGGCGCTTCGGCTGGCGCGAACTGCGCCTGCAAAGCCTCGCTAGCGACGGCGCGACCGAAAGGGACCATCAGGTCGTCCCCTTCGGACAGTGGGACGACATCGACCCCGTCCTCGCCGAAGTCGCGATCGCACGCCCCGGCGAGGACCAGCCTTGGCAGCACAGCCACCGCGTCATCGCACTCGGCGGCCTTGTCGGCGCCGTCTTTGCCGCGACGGGCGGCGTCGTCGCGCTGTCGCTCGGCCAGCCCGCGGGCTGGCTCGGGCCGGCGGCGGGGCTGCTGATTGCCGCAGGTTCGCTGTTCGGGACGCGCTTCCACCGCTGGACCGACCTTGGCGACATGGTCGCGATCCGCCGCGGCTGGTGGAAACCTCGGATGACCCTGTTGCCGCACGCGTCGGTGCAGAGCGTCGACCTCAAGAGCGATTTCGTGCTGCGCCCGCTCGGCCTCGCGACCCTCGTGTTCGGTGTCCCCGGCGGCAGCGCGCTCGCGAGCCACGAAATCCCGGCGATCCCGCTCGACACCGCAAAGCACCTCCGCCTGCGCATCCTCGCGGCGCGCGCCCGGCAGGAGAGCCCGCGATGA
- a CDS encoding PH domain-containing protein, translating to MTEHPAPPTDPFAPDALNAAEGLDPVDPAYGHVLRIATALNMVPLAIGASVLDYFVMPAIGGPYGLVTALAWVLAALAVATFPARRVARWGFKIGEGQLRVARGWLFRTDTIVPFVRVQHIDVGQGPIERWFGLSHLVVHTSGTHNSTVTLPGLHADLAAAMRETIRRHIQTDFA from the coding sequence ATGACCGAGCACCCCGCGCCGCCGACCGACCCCTTCGCCCCCGACGCTCTCAACGCCGCCGAAGGCCTCGACCCGGTCGACCCCGCCTATGGCCATGTCCTGCGTATCGCGACCGCGCTCAACATGGTGCCGCTGGCGATCGGCGCGAGCGTGCTCGACTATTTCGTCATGCCCGCGATCGGCGGCCCCTATGGCCTCGTCACCGCGCTCGCCTGGGTGCTGGCGGCTCTTGCGGTCGCGACCTTTCCGGCGCGGCGTGTCGCCCGCTGGGGCTTCAAGATCGGCGAGGGACAATTGCGCGTCGCGCGCGGCTGGCTGTTCCGCACCGATACGATCGTCCCCTTCGTCCGCGTCCAGCATATCGACGTCGGGCAGGGGCCGATCGAGCGCTGGTTCGGCCTGTCGCACCTTGTCGTCCATACGTCGGGCACCCACAACAGCACGGTGACGCTGCCCGGACTCCACGCCGACCTCGCCGCCGCGATGCGCGAGACGATCCGCCGCCATATCCAGACCGATTTCGCATGA
- a CDS encoding alkyl/aryl-sulfatase has product MRRLTALLLAGSLPFTAAAQDAASEATRTTQAEIAKRLPLDDPRDEANATRGKLAEIADGVIAGKDSKPVWDRRPYAFLGDAKAPDTVNPSLWRQARLNAVHGLFEVVPGKIWQLRGYDISVMTIIRGKTGWIVVDPLLSEEAAAAGWKLFADTVEAKSGKLPVRAVIFSHSHSDHFGGVGGIVTPEQVRKERIRIIAPHGFSEEATSENVLAGGAMGRRALYMFGSILPPGPAGQVDTGLGPKLSSGTIGYMEPTETVAATGGTLTIDGLAFEFLDAGGTEAPSEFVFYIPAYKALHTTEVVTHNLHNILTLRGAQVRDALHWSKVIDAMLLRWGGKAEVAMASHHWPTWGTGEVGALLTNQRDAYRYVHDRTLFLANRGATLHELADQTPEAPVQAADFSTRGYYGTLNHDMKATYQRYFGWWDGNPANFNPLPPEQSAAKYVALAGGADKLLAAGKAAIAAGEYRWAAELLNKLVFAEPDNKAARGALASAYDQLGYQSESGAWRNYYLAAAASLRGTALDNLSGNGQSRSFVSAIPTAVFFDALATRFDAAKGAALKGTFQFVLPDSKEAVSVVVGGGVEFPRYGVTDAAPTATITIDRKTLDDVMLGQAQFPALLQSGVIRIDGDRMAFLSWFALHPPADPRFNVVVP; this is encoded by the coding sequence ATGCGCCGACTGACCGCCCTGCTGCTTGCCGGCAGCCTGCCCTTCACCGCCGCCGCACAGGACGCCGCGAGCGAGGCGACGCGCACCACGCAGGCCGAAATCGCCAAACGCCTGCCCCTCGACGACCCGCGCGACGAGGCCAATGCGACACGCGGCAAGCTCGCCGAAATCGCCGACGGCGTGATCGCCGGCAAGGACAGCAAGCCGGTGTGGGACCGGCGGCCCTATGCGTTTCTGGGCGATGCGAAGGCGCCCGACACGGTAAATCCGTCGCTGTGGCGGCAGGCGCGGCTCAACGCCGTGCACGGGTTGTTCGAGGTCGTCCCCGGCAAGATCTGGCAACTGCGCGGTTACGATATTTCGGTGATGACGATCATCCGCGGCAAAACGGGATGGATCGTCGTCGACCCCTTGCTGTCCGAAGAGGCGGCCGCCGCCGGCTGGAAACTGTTCGCCGACACCGTCGAGGCGAAATCGGGCAAGCTGCCGGTCAGGGCGGTCATCTTCAGCCACAGCCACAGCGACCATTTCGGCGGCGTCGGCGGCATCGTCACCCCCGAACAGGTCAGGAAGGAGAGGATCCGCATCATCGCCCCGCACGGCTTTTCGGAGGAAGCGACCTCCGAAAACGTCCTCGCCGGCGGCGCAATGGGACGGCGCGCGCTCTATATGTTCGGGTCGATCCTGCCGCCCGGCCCGGCGGGTCAGGTCGACACCGGGCTGGGACCGAAACTGTCGTCGGGCACGATCGGCTATATGGAGCCGACCGAGACCGTCGCCGCGACCGGCGGCACGCTGACGATCGACGGGCTCGCTTTCGAATTTCTCGATGCCGGCGGCACCGAAGCACCGTCGGAATTCGTCTTCTACATCCCCGCCTACAAGGCGCTGCATACGACCGAGGTCGTCACGCACAATCTCCACAATATCCTGACCCTGCGCGGCGCGCAGGTCCGCGACGCATTGCACTGGTCGAAGGTGATCGACGCGATGCTGCTGAGATGGGGCGGCAAAGCCGAGGTCGCGATGGCCTCGCATCACTGGCCGACGTGGGGCACGGGCGAGGTCGGCGCGCTGCTGACGAACCAGCGCGACGCCTATCGCTATGTCCACGACCGCACGCTCTTCCTCGCCAACCGCGGCGCCACCCTGCACGAGCTGGCCGACCAGACGCCCGAGGCACCGGTGCAGGCGGCCGATTTTTCGACGCGCGGCTATTATGGCACCCTCAACCACGACATGAAGGCGACCTATCAGCGCTATTTCGGCTGGTGGGACGGCAATCCCGCGAACTTCAACCCGCTGCCGCCCGAACAAAGCGCGGCGAAATATGTCGCACTCGCCGGCGGCGCCGACAAATTGCTCGCGGCGGGCAAGGCGGCGATCGCGGCGGGCGAATATCGCTGGGCGGCCGAGCTGCTGAACAAGCTCGTCTTTGCCGAACCCGACAACAAGGCGGCGCGCGGCGCGCTCGCCTCGGCCTATGACCAGCTCGGCTATCAGTCCGAATCTGGTGCGTGGCGCAACTATTATCTTGCGGCAGCAGCCAGCCTGCGCGGCACCGCGCTCGACAATCTGTCGGGCAACGGCCAGAGCCGCAGCTTCGTCAGCGCGATCCCGACCGCCGTCTTTTTCGACGCGCTCGCGACGCGCTTCGATGCCGCGAAGGGCGCGGCGCTGAAAGGAACATTCCAGTTCGTCCTGCCCGACAGCAAGGAAGCGGTGTCGGTGGTCGTCGGCGGCGGGGTCGAATTCCCGCGCTACGGCGTGACCGACGCGGCGCCGACCGCGACGATCACCATCGACCGCAAGACGCTCGACGACGTGATGCTCGGGCAAGCGCAATTTCCGGCGCTGCTCCAGTCGGGCGTGATCCGCATCGACGGCGACCGCATGGCGTTCCTGTCGTGGTTCGCGCTCCACCCGCCCGCCGATCCGCGCTTCAATGTGGTTGTGCCATAA
- a CDS encoding flavodoxin family protein: MADAPQLLVIWHSRTGGSAALARAAAEGAETAERIAAGDVTPEHLLAAAGYLFVGPENLAALSGAMKEMFDRCYYPCLGRLEGRPYATIVCAGSDGENAQRQLDRIATGWRLRRVADPVIVHTAAQTPEAIMAPKTIAAARLAEARDLGATLAEGLAAGIF; encoded by the coding sequence ATGGCCGACGCTCCGCAACTGCTCGTCATCTGGCACAGCCGCACCGGCGGCAGCGCAGCGCTCGCGCGCGCTGCCGCCGAAGGGGCGGAGACGGCCGAGCGCATCGCGGCCGGGGACGTGACGCCCGAGCATCTGCTGGCGGCCGCCGGTTATCTCTTCGTCGGTCCCGAAAATCTCGCGGCACTGTCGGGAGCGATGAAGGAGATGTTCGACCGCTGCTATTACCCGTGCCTCGGCCGGCTCGAAGGGCGGCCCTATGCGACGATCGTCTGCGCGGGGTCGGACGGCGAAAACGCCCAGCGCCAGCTCGACCGGATCGCCACCGGCTGGCGGCTTAGGCGCGTCGCCGACCCGGTGATCGTCCATACCGCTGCGCAAACGCCCGAGGCGATCATGGCGCCGAAGACCATAGCGGCAGCGCGGCTCGCCGAAGCGCGCGACCTCGGCGCCACGCTGGCGGAAGGGTTGGCGGCCGGGATTTTCTGA
- a CDS encoding glutathione S-transferase family protein encodes MAEDLIFYTNPMSRGQIVRWMLEEVGAPYEPRILDYGTTMKGAAYLAVNPMGKVPAIVHNGKAITECAAICAYLADAFPAAGLAPAPADRADYYRWLFFTAGPVEQAITAKHFGIEPDVDQQRMAGFGSLAAALDTLESAVADKAFVAGDRFTAADVYVGSQIDWGLQFGTIPSRPAFETYVAPLRERAAYKRAKEIDNGLIAEMQAANPA; translated from the coding sequence ATGGCCGAAGATTTGATTTTCTATACCAACCCTATGTCGCGCGGCCAGATCGTGCGCTGGATGCTCGAAGAGGTCGGCGCACCCTATGAGCCGCGCATTCTCGATTATGGCACGACCATGAAGGGCGCCGCCTATCTCGCGGTCAATCCGATGGGCAAGGTGCCGGCGATCGTCCACAACGGCAAGGCGATCACCGAATGCGCTGCAATCTGCGCCTATCTCGCCGACGCCTTCCCCGCTGCGGGGCTCGCGCCGGCGCCCGCCGACCGCGCCGACTATTATCGCTGGCTATTCTTCACCGCCGGGCCCGTCGAACAGGCGATCACCGCCAAGCATTTCGGGATCGAACCCGATGTCGACCAACAGCGGATGGCGGGCTTCGGCTCGCTCGCCGCGGCGCTCGACACGCTCGAAAGCGCGGTCGCGGACAAGGCCTTCGTCGCGGGCGACCGCTTCACCGCCGCCGACGTCTATGTCGGCAGCCAGATCGACTGGGGGCTGCAATTCGGCACCATCCCGTCACGCCCGGCGTTCGAGACCTATGTCGCGCCGCTGCGCGAACGCGCGGCCTACAAGCGCGCCAAGGAAATCGACAACGGCCTGATCGCCGAGATGCAGGCGGCGAACCCGGCGTGA